TTAGTAAGAAACGTATGGGATATGATTGATCCATTGCATGAAGATGAAGATTCACCTGCACCAGGATTAACTCATAGATATCCAGATAGGGTTTTGTTTTTAATTACAGATATGTGTTCAATGTACTGTAGACATTGTACAAGAAGAAGATTTGCCGGACAAACAGATGCTCATAAAAAAATGGAAGACATAAATGCAGCATTGGAATATATAAGAAATACACCACAAGTTAGAGATGTATTATTATCTGGTGGAGACGCTTTAATGGTTGGTATTCCAATGCTTGAATATATATTAAAAGAATTAAGAAAGATACCTCATGTAGAAGTTATTAGAATAGGAACAAGAACACCTGTAGTTTTCCCGCAATTAATAACAGATGAATTAGTAAATATGCTAAAAAAATATCATCCATTATGGGTAAATACACATTTTAATCATCCAAAAGAAATTACACCAGAATCAACAGAAGCATGTAGAAAATTAGCAGATGCAGGAATTCCTTTAGGTAATCAAACAGTATTATTAAGAGGAATAAATGATAGTAAATATATAATGATGGAATTAGTTCATCAATTAGTAAAAATAAGAGTAAGACCATATTATATATATCAATGTGATTTATCTCAAGGAATAGAACATTTCAGAACATCAGTATCTAAAGGATTAGAAATAATGGAATCATTAATTGGTCATACGTCCGGTTTTGCTGTACCATCATTTGTTGTAGATGCACCTGGTGGTGGTGGTAAGATAAGATTAATGCCAAACTATTTAATTTCCCAAAATGAACATACAGTTATTTTGAGAAATTATGAAGGTGTAATAACGACATATCATGAACCTGAAGATACATCATCAGATGTGGATGACACAATATACAGAGAAAAATATAAATGGTATGGAGTTGCAGGATTATTTGACAGTAAAGAAAGAATATCCTTAGAACCAAATCATTTAGAAAGACATGAAAGAGCAAAGTTAAGAGAAAAATATGAACATATAGGTGATAAAAAATGAAATATGAAGAAATAAAATTAAATCAAACATATGAAGTAAAAAGAAAAATTACAGCAAAAATGGTGGAAACATTTGCAGAGATCACAGGCGATAAAAATCCAGTTCATTTAGATGAAGAATTTGCATCAAAAACAATATTCAAAAAAAGAATAGCACATGGAATTCTAAGTGTAGGACTAATTTCTGCTGTTTTAGGAATGGAATTTCCTGGTCCTGGAACAATCTATATGAAACAAGATTCCAAATTCTTAAAACCTATATATCTTGACGAAGAAATTACAATAAAAATTATTGTAAAAGAAAAAATTGAAGAAAAATCCAGATTAATTTTAACAACACAAATAATAAAAGAAGATGGAAAACTTGCAGTTGATGGAGAAGCTCTTGTATTATTTAAAGGAGAATAAAAAGTGGAATTTAAAAGTATATCAATAGTTGGGTTAGAAAAAAACACAGGAAAAACAGAAACATTAAATTATATTATAAAACATTTAGAAAAAAAAATAGGGATAACCTCTATAGGAATAGATGGAGAATCAATAGATCAAGTGACTGCCACGCCAAAACCAGAAATAGAAATAAAGGAAGGAACAATATTTGCAACAGCAGAAAGATTTTATAAACAAAAAAGATTTACCTCTGAAATATTATCAATTGAAGATAATTTAAGAACATCTCTTGGAAGAATCATTATAGCAAAATCTTTAGAAAAAGGGAAAATTATATTAGCAGGGCCACAAAATACAGTTAAAATAAAATCATTAATAGAGAGATTAAAAGAATTTGGAGCAGAAATAGTATTAATAGACGGGGCTTTATCTAGGTTAAGCCCCGCTTCTCCAGTAATAACAGATGCAATGATACTGTCAACAGGAGCAGCTTTAACAATAAATATAAATGAGTTAGTAAAAAAAACAAAGCATATTGTAAATATGATTTTATTAGAAGAAACTGAGTATAAAGAAAAATTAAAAAACTTAGATGATGGAATATATACAATTTCAGATAAAATATTTAAATTACCTATAAAATCATTACTTTCATTTAAAAGTTTAGAAAAACATATACTGGAATATGGGGAAAAAATATATTTAACAGGAGCTTTGACGGAAAATTTCTTGAAATATTTAATAAAACAAAAAGATTTGAAAAATGTAGAAATTATAGTAAAAGATTTCACAAAAATTTTTATATCTCCAGAAACATATAAAATATATATAAAAAAAGGAGGAAAAATAACAGTCTTAAAAAAAACTAAGCTTATAGCAATAACTATAAACCCATATTCTCCAAATGGATATTTCTTAGATTCAAAGGAATTAAAAAATAGACTAAAAAAAGTAATAAATGTACCAATAATAAATGTAAGGGAAGATGAGTTATGCTTGAAATAAATTATCTCTTAAATAAATTAGAAATAATAACCCCTTTAGGGCAGAAATCAGTAAAAAATATAAAGTTCTTTACAAACAACAACCAAATACAAAAGGAAT
This genomic interval from Marinitoga hydrogenitolerans DSM 16785 contains the following:
- the kamB gene encoding lysine 5,6-aminomutase reactivase subunit KamB; its protein translation is MEFKSISIVGLEKNTGKTETLNYIIKHLEKKIGITSIGIDGESIDQVTATPKPEIEIKEGTIFATAERFYKQKRFTSEILSIEDNLRTSLGRIIIAKSLEKGKIILAGPQNTVKIKSLIERLKEFGAEIVLIDGALSRLSPASPVITDAMILSTGAALTININELVKKTKHIVNMILLEETEYKEKLKNLDDGIYTISDKIFKLPIKSLLSFKSLEKHILEYGEKIYLTGALTENFLKYLIKQKDLKNVEIIVKDFTKIFISPETYKIYIKKGGKITVLKKTKLIAITINPYSPNGYFLDSKELKNRLKKVINVPIINVREDELCLK
- a CDS encoding MaoC family dehydratase: MKYEEIKLNQTYEVKRKITAKMVETFAEITGDKNPVHLDEEFASKTIFKKRIAHGILSVGLISAVLGMEFPGPGTIYMKQDSKFLKPIYLDEEITIKIIVKEKIEEKSRLILTTQIIKEDGKLAVDGEALVLFKGE
- the kamA gene encoding lysine 2,3-aminomutase, with product MTKRRHYKEIPLWKNVTEEEWNDWHWQLKNRITDVETLKQVINLTPEEEEGVRNALKTLRMAITPYYASLMDPDNPKCPIRRQAVPTSKELVRNVWDMIDPLHEDEDSPAPGLTHRYPDRVLFLITDMCSMYCRHCTRRRFAGQTDAHKKMEDINAALEYIRNTPQVRDVLLSGGDALMVGIPMLEYILKELRKIPHVEVIRIGTRTPVVFPQLITDELVNMLKKYHPLWVNTHFNHPKEITPESTEACRKLADAGIPLGNQTVLLRGINDSKYIMMELVHQLVKIRVRPYYIYQCDLSQGIEHFRTSVSKGLEIMESLIGHTSGFAVPSFVVDAPGGGGKIRLMPNYLISQNEHTVILRNYEGVITTYHEPEDTSSDVDDTIYREKYKWYGVAGLFDSKERISLEPNHLERHERAKLREKYEHIGDKK